In Xyrauchen texanus isolate HMW12.3.18 chromosome 32, RBS_HiC_50CHRs, whole genome shotgun sequence, the following proteins share a genomic window:
- the LOC127626043 gene encoding mRNA turnover protein 4 homolog, whose amino-acid sequence MPKSKRDKKVSLTKTTKKGLESKQNLIEELRKCADIYRYMFVFSVNNMRNNKLKDIRTAWKHSRFFLGKNKVMMIALGKGPTDEYKDNLHKVSRFLKGEVGVLFTNKTKEEVQEYFSNFKEMDYARSGNIATMAVTLDEGPLEQFPHSMEPQLRQLGLPTALKKGVVTLIKDFEVCKEGDTITPEQARILKLFGIEMVEFKLSIKCMWNSESGDVEKLMEGDDEEENRNEEEDDGEGSE is encoded by the exons ATGCCGAAATCCAAGAGAGACAAGAAAG TGTCTTTAACTAAAACAACCAAGAAAGGGTTGGAATCCAAACAAAACCTGATTGAAGAG CTGCGGAAATGTGCAGACATCTACAGATACATGTTTGTGTTCTCAGTAAACAACATGAGAAACAACAAACTTAAAGATATCAGGACAGCCTGGAAACACAGCAG GTTTTTCTTAGGTAAGAACAAGGTCATGATGATCGCGTTAGGAAAAGGACCAACAGATGAATACAAAGATAATCTGCACAAG GTTAGCAGGTTTCTTAAAGGAGAAGTCGGCGTGCTATTCACAAACAAAACCAAAGAAGAGGTGCAAGA GTATTTCAGTAACTTTAAAGAGATGGATTACGCACGTTCTGGTAACATAGCAACCATGGCAGTGACGCTGGATGAGGGACCACTGGAACAGTTTCCACATTCAATGGAACCTCAACTGAGACAGCTCGGCCTTCCAACGGCTTTAAAGAAAG GTGTGGTCACGCTAATAAAGGATTTTGAAGTGTGTAAAGAGGGAGACACAATCACTCCTGAACAGGCTCGAATTCTG AAACTCTTCGGAATCGAGATGGTGGAATTTAAACTGTCGATTAAGTGCATGTGGAACTCCGAGTCCGGCGACGTCGAAAAGCTGATGGAGGGTGACGATGAGGAAGAGAACAGGaatgaggaggaagatgatggagAAGGAAGTGAATAA
- the LOC127626042 gene encoding aflatoxin B1 aldehyde reductase member 4-like gives MLCSAVRVGLCAAHCRFLTGLKTLHFKQLHNMSHFKLPVTLLGSMAFGGRADAYLSAQMVQVFTERGHNELDTAYMYNDGLSETIIGGLVLPKTVRIATKANPWDGKTLKPESVRHQLETSLKRLQTQCVDLFYLHAPDHQNPIQDTLQACNELYKEGKFMELGLSNYASWEVAEIYCICKHNNWVLPTVYQGMYNATTRQVETELLPCLRYYGMRFFAYNPLAGGLLTGKYHYEDKDGDQPAGRFFGNNWAGAYRDRYWKESHFQAIDVVGKALEAAYGSEKPTLTSAAIRWMYHHSQLKGDLGDGVIIGMSTMDQLNENLAAAAEGPLKQEAVDAFKQAWDLVAHECPNYFR, from the exons ATGCTGTGCTCTGCTGTCAGAGTAGGCCTGTGTGCAGCTCACTGCAGATTTCTTACCGGGCTCAAAACCTTACACTTTAAACAACTCCACAACATGTCTCACTTTAAACTCCCCGTGACTCTGCTGGGCTCCATGGCGTTTGGAGGACGCGCGGACGCGTACCTGAGCGCGCAAATGGTGCAGGTATTCACTGAGCGCGGGCACAATGAGCTGGACACTGCATACATGTACAATGATGGACTGTCAGAGACCATCATAGGTGGTCTGGTGCTTCCTAAAACAG TTAGAATTGCCACTAAAGCAAACCCCTGGGATGGCAAGACACTCAAACCTGAAAGTGTTCGTCATCAGCTGGAAACTTCTTTGAAGAGACTGCAGACTCAGTGTGTGGATCTCTTTTACCTGCACGCGCCAGACCACCAAAACCCCATTCAAGACACATTACAGGCCTGCAATGAACTCTATAAAGAG GGCAAATTCATGGAACTGGGCTTATCAAACTATGCATCATGGGAAGTGGCCGAAATCTACTGTATCTGCAAACACAATAACTGGGTGCTTCCTACTGTATATCAA GGCATGTACAACGCAACCACACGACAAGTGGAGACTGAGCTGTTGCCATGTTTAAGATACTATGGCATGCGTTTCTTTGCGTACAATCCCCTGGCAG GTGGGCTTCTCACTGGGAAGTATCACTATGAAGATAAAGATGGAGATCAGCCCGCGGGTCGATTCTTTGGCAATAACTGGGCAGGTGCTTACAGGGACAG GTACTGGAAGGAGAGTCATTTTCAGGCCATAGATGTTGTTGGGAAAGCTCTTGAAGCAGCATATGGCTCAGAGAAACCGACACTGACATCAGCTGCTATACGCTGGATGTACCATCACTCTCAACTCAAG GGAGATCTGGGTGATGGCGTCATTATCGGGATGTCCACCATGGATCAGTTGAATGAAAACCTGGCGGCAGCTGCAGAAGGTCCACTTAAACAGGAAGCTGTGGACGCTTTCAAACAGGCCTGGGATTTAGTGGCTCACGAATGTCCAAACTACTTCCGTTAG